Proteins from a genomic interval of Syntrophomonadaceae bacterium:
- the cdd gene encoding cytidine deaminase: MDDFDLLAAARAARQQAYAPYSRFMVGAALLAKSGRVYQGCNVENAAYGLTICAEQAALVKAVSEGEREFAAIAVTGGGETFCPPCGACRQVLFEFGADIKVIMGNGRGESQVMTVAELLPAAFSLAPGSRGQENR, from the coding sequence ATGGATGACTTTGATCTTTTAGCAGCAGCCCGGGCGGCCCGCCAGCAGGCCTATGCGCCCTATTCCCGCTTTATGGTTGGGGCAGCCTTGCTGGCCAAGTCAGGCCGGGTTTACCAGGGCTGTAATGTGGAAAACGCCGCTTATGGCCTGACCATTTGTGCAGAACAGGCAGCCCTGGTCAAGGCAGTTTCTGAAGGGGAGCGGGAGTTTGCGGCCATCGCGGTTACAGGCGGCGGTGAAACCTTTTGCCCGCCCTGTGGCGCTTGCCGCCAGGTGCTCTTTGAGTTTGGCGCTGACATTAAAGTTATTATGGGGAATGGCCGGGGGGAGAGCCAGGTGATGACGGTGGCCGAATTGCTGCCGGCCGCTTTTTCCTTGGCACCTGGAAGCCGTGGTCAGGAAAACAGGTAA
- a CDS encoding diacylglycerol kinase family protein, which produces MQKQRGLPDRFGDAWDGILEAIRTQKNMRFHLVASIVVLAAAGFFRLSYLETALLFFAIALVLICELINTAVEALVDLVIKEYHPLARRIKHIAAGAVLLAALTAVVLGLIVFARPIREVINSFF; this is translated from the coding sequence ATGCAAAAACAAAGAGGTTTGCCAGACAGGTTCGGTGATGCCTGGGACGGTATTCTGGAAGCCATCCGGACGCAAAAGAACATGCGGTTCCATTTGGTCGCATCAATAGTGGTGCTGGCAGCAGCAGGCTTCTTCCGTCTAAGCTATCTGGAAACGGCCTTGCTTTTTTTTGCCATTGCCCTGGTCCTGATCTGTGAATTGATCAACACAGCTGTTGAGGCCCTGGTGGATTTGGTTATCAAAGAATACCATCCTCTTGCCCGGCGGATTAAACATATTGCAGCCGGAGCAGTGCTGTTAGCGGCTTTAACTGCAGTTGTGCTAGGATTGATTGTTTTCGCCCGCCCCATCAGAGAAGTTATTAATAGTTTTTTTTGA
- the ybeY gene encoding rRNA maturation RNase YbeY has product MSLFVQNLQDKVTFSDETAEVLERVAGRALHLARVSSEAELSLVLVDDQEIQRLNLEYRGIDAPTDVLSFAMLETSEEEPEILGVEPGLLLGDVVISLETAVRQALEYGHSLEREVCFLAVHGILHLLGYDHQHPEETKVMRQAEETVLADLGLHR; this is encoded by the coding sequence ATGTCGCTATTCGTGCAAAATCTGCAGGATAAAGTAACCTTTTCTGATGAAACAGCAGAAGTGCTGGAAAGAGTCGCCGGCCGGGCATTGCATTTGGCCAGGGTCTCTTCGGAAGCAGAGTTGAGCCTGGTTTTGGTGGATGATCAGGAGATTCAACGATTGAACCTCGAATACCGGGGCATCGATGCTCCAACGGATGTGCTTTCCTTTGCCATGCTGGAAACTTCTGAAGAAGAGCCTGAAATCCTGGGTGTGGAGCCAGGATTATTGCTGGGGGATGTAGTTATTTCCTTGGAGACAGCAGTCAGGCAGGCGCTAGAGTATGGCCACTCCCTGGAGCGGGAAGTTTGTTTTTTAGCTGTTCATGGTATCCTGCACTTGTTGGGGTATGACCATCAGCACCCCGAAGAAACTAAAGTGATGCGCCAGGCGGAAGAAACGGTCCTGGCAGATCTGGGTTTGCACCGTTAG
- a CDS encoding HDIG domain-containing protein produces the protein MNLKNMLREMLVPLVRTWRSLSARRFMWALVFFLATMLILGADLMPRNIKLEAGQPSPKTFSAPKSITFASEVLTEAARQEAARQVKPAYRVDDQVLLEVEGALRSYFGRILEITAAGDEASHKLNNLRQLLPSLTAREAATAIQAEPVDINALEMNAIQLLRQNMGLGIQREAVDSSRQKMLQEADRLPNNPSLAPLLKAVLQQVEIQPNLVYDPVATARNIELAQNAVVHQHVSVKANQVIVREGDVVTEVQIETLQQLGLLRTQAPYLPLFGLALLILISYGLIFFFIYQHQRVIFNHETHFILLGMLMVTTLVFTKGFYAINLGGGAAAMVTGYLAPVAAGSMLIAILLDKKLAMFCTIIMAIFTGIVTGGQLSFTVVAVVGGLVGVYCVSKLSQRSDLAKSSLYIALANVITITAMGLLDAVPLTTVSLAVLMGIINGVLSAILTIGSLPFLETAFGITTSVKLLELSNPNQPLLKRLLVEAPGTYHHSIMVGNLAEAAADAVGTDSLLARIGAYYHDIGKLKRPYFFIENQFTAENPHEKLSPSLSTLIITSHIKDGLEMAKNHRLPQVILDIIEQHHGTSLISYFYHKAVEHDRAGSVAESDYRYESPKPGSKEAAIVMLADSVEAAVRSMQKPTPGRMEGLVRRIIKDKLDDGQLEGSELTYRELDKIAQSFVRVLSGIFHNRIEYPDSVLKELERRRNKDVAIRAKSAG, from the coding sequence GTGAACCTTAAAAATATGCTCCGGGAGATGCTGGTCCCTTTAGTCCGGACCTGGCGCAGTTTAAGCGCCCGCCGGTTCATGTGGGCCTTGGTTTTTTTCCTGGCCACCATGCTGATCCTGGGGGCCGATTTAATGCCTAGAAACATTAAATTGGAGGCCGGGCAGCCTAGCCCCAAGACCTTTTCGGCGCCCAAAAGCATTACCTTTGCCAGTGAGGTTTTAACAGAAGCGGCCCGCCAGGAAGCTGCCCGGCAGGTTAAGCCTGCTTACCGGGTGGACGACCAAGTGCTCTTGGAGGTTGAGGGGGCCCTCCGCAGCTATTTTGGCAGGATACTGGAAATTACTGCTGCCGGAGATGAAGCATCTCATAAACTGAACAATCTCAGGCAGCTTTTGCCTTCACTTACCGCCAGAGAGGCTGCTACAGCCATCCAGGCTGAACCCGTGGATATTAACGCGTTAGAAATGAACGCAATTCAACTTCTCCGGCAAAATATGGGTCTTGGCATCCAGCGGGAAGCGGTAGACTCCTCCAGGCAAAAGATGTTGCAGGAGGCTGACAGGCTGCCAAACAACCCCTCTTTGGCCCCTCTCCTTAAGGCCGTGCTGCAACAGGTGGAGATTCAGCCAAATCTGGTCTATGACCCGGTGGCAACAGCGCGAAATATCGAGCTTGCCCAGAATGCGGTTGTCCATCAGCATGTAAGTGTTAAGGCGAACCAGGTGATTGTCCGGGAAGGCGATGTGGTGACGGAAGTCCAGATCGAGACCCTGCAGCAGCTTGGTTTGTTGCGTACTCAGGCTCCGTATCTGCCACTCTTTGGGTTAGCTTTACTCATCCTGATTTCCTATGGCTTGATATTTTTCTTCATTTACCAGCACCAGCGGGTGATCTTTAACCATGAAACTCATTTCATCCTCCTGGGGATGTTGATGGTTACAACCCTGGTCTTTACCAAAGGCTTTTATGCCATTAACCTGGGCGGGGGAGCAGCCGCAATGGTTACCGGCTATCTGGCACCAGTGGCGGCAGGGTCAATGCTCATCGCCATCTTGCTGGATAAAAAACTGGCCATGTTTTGTACCATCATTATGGCGATATTTACTGGGATCGTTACCGGTGGCCAACTTTCTTTTACAGTGGTAGCTGTGGTAGGGGGACTGGTAGGAGTCTATTGTGTATCCAAACTAAGCCAGCGCTCCGACCTGGCCAAGTCCAGCCTTTATATAGCCTTAGCTAATGTTATTACTATAACTGCTATGGGCCTCCTGGATGCGGTGCCACTAACCACCGTTTCCCTTGCGGTGCTAATGGGGATTATCAATGGAGTGCTTTCGGCCATTTTAACTATCGGCTCCTTGCCTTTTTTAGAAACAGCCTTTGGCATCACCACTTCAGTCAAATTGCTGGAGCTTTCCAACCCGAATCAGCCGCTGTTGAAAAGGCTCCTGGTTGAGGCCCCCGGTACCTACCACCACAGCATTATGGTGGGGAACCTGGCAGAAGCGGCCGCCGATGCTGTAGGAACGGATTCCCTTTTGGCCCGGATTGGTGCCTATTACCATGATATCGGCAAGCTAAAGCGGCCATACTTTTTTATAGAAAACCAGTTTACGGCGGAAAACCCCCATGAAAAGCTAAGTCCCAGTTTGAGCACATTGATCATTACCTCTCATATCAAAGACGGCTTGGAAATGGCCAAAAACCACCGCCTACCCCAGGTAATACTTGATATTATTGAGCAGCATCATGGTACCAGCCTGATCAGCTATTTCTATCACAAGGCTGTTGAGCATGACCGGGCAGGATCTGTTGCTGAAAGCGATTACCGTTACGAAAGTCCTAAGCCCGGAAGCAAAGAAGCGGCAATTGTGATGTTGGCCGATAGCGTAGAGGCTGCTGTCCGGTCCATGCAAAAACCGACCCCCGGCAGAATGGAGGGGCTGGTGCGCCGGATTATCAAGGATAAGCTGGATGACGGGCAATTGGAGGGAAGTGAGCTGACCTACCGGGAACTGGATAAGATCGCCCAATCCTTTGTCAGGGTACTAAGCGGGATCTTCCACAACCGGATCGAATATCCTGATTCCGTCCTCAAAGAGCTGGAGCGAAGGAGAAATAAAGATGTCGCTATTCGTGCAAAATCTGCAGGATAA
- a CDS encoding PhoH family protein: MNWQKEFVSGVSPFNMSNHWREVYNDLAKDHHEIRMTIGNNGEAAAILGKHDEHLRFVENNCDARIVARGNQLIIAGSKEAVELVRDLFYQLLDLVQSGTPITIGTINYTMGLLKKDGSQRGKITEALSEPIYVTPRGKSVKPKTLGQLKYVQAIKDYDLVFGIGPAGTGKTYLAVVMAVSALRNKEVNRIILARPAVEAGEKLGFLPGDLQEKVNPYLRPLYDGLYDVLGLDTAEKYMERTLIEIAPLAYMRGRTLDDSFIILDEAQNTTPEQMKMFLTRIGFGSKAVITGDITQVDLPRENTSGLIHVQQVLKGIKGIAFEYLTEADVVRHPLVQKIIQAYEQQQ, encoded by the coding sequence ATGAATTGGCAGAAGGAATTTGTAAGCGGTGTGTCCCCATTCAATATGTCAAACCATTGGCGGGAGGTCTATAACGATTTGGCCAAGGATCACCATGAAATAAGGATGACAATTGGCAATAACGGAGAAGCGGCTGCTATTTTAGGGAAGCATGACGAGCATCTCCGGTTTGTCGAGAATAATTGTGACGCAAGGATTGTGGCCAGAGGCAATCAACTGATTATAGCAGGCTCTAAAGAAGCCGTAGAACTGGTGCGGGACTTGTTTTACCAGCTGTTAGACCTGGTGCAGTCAGGTACCCCAATCACGATCGGAACCATAAACTATACCATGGGTCTTTTAAAGAAGGACGGGAGCCAAAGGGGAAAAATAACCGAAGCCTTATCAGAGCCAATTTATGTTACTCCCCGGGGCAAGTCTGTTAAGCCGAAGACTTTGGGTCAGTTGAAGTATGTCCAAGCCATTAAGGATTATGATCTGGTTTTTGGCATCGGTCCCGCCGGTACAGGGAAAACTTACCTGGCGGTGGTGATGGCTGTATCTGCCCTGCGAAACAAAGAAGTTAACCGGATAATCCTGGCCAGGCCTGCAGTGGAAGCAGGGGAAAAATTGGGCTTTTTGCCCGGTGACTTGCAGGAGAAGGTCAACCCGTATCTCAGGCCCTTGTATGATGGTTTGTATGATGTGTTAGGATTAGATACGGCTGAAAAGTATATGGAAAGAACCTTGATTGAAATAGCTCCGCTTGCTTATATGCGGGGGCGTACCCTTGACGATTCCTTTATCATTCTTGATGAAGCCCAGAACACCACTCCTGAGCAGATGAAGATGTTTTTAACCAGGATTGGGTTCGGTTCTAAAGCAGTGATTACCGGGGATATCACGCAGGTAGATCTGCCAAGAGAGAATACTTCGGGTCTTATTCATGTGCAGCAGGTTTTGAAGGGAATTAAAGGTATTGCTTTCGAGTACCTGACGGAAGCTGATGTGGTACGGCACCCTTTGGTGCAAAAAATTATCCAGGCCTATGAACAACAGCAGTAA
- the yqfD gene encoding sporulation protein YqfD, with the protein MHLARRWIFFKGYVLITVQGSGGERFINLSLAKGVRLWDIFRLQNDTVILKVLPRDFFKLRDIARKTRCRVRIKKKYGLPFILQQLRGRRMLVAGGVFFVAALIYLSSFIWFVEVVPREPLQYVNPINIQEKAKEKGLYVGSAKKRLDISLVEKHLEKSIPELAWVGIQIEGTRAKIEVAEKVLLPPQYQRQDPANIVAAKDGVIKEMLVMIGEPLVKAGDTVMKGQVLISGINLQDKNQYRRARGIVRARVWYETEEMVFLQERQEIPTGRKAMAVSLLVGNREIVLKRAGRQFVNAMPKANVKTLPGWRNPPGPVELLTITYHEVEIKEKTFAVAEALSTAEARALAQIKSQMPAGTDVVAQSVEILSQDQEKVVVRVTVETVEDIGEVQPFTR; encoded by the coding sequence GTGCATCTTGCCAGGCGGTGGATTTTTTTCAAGGGATATGTGTTGATCACTGTACAGGGTTCGGGGGGAGAACGATTCATTAACCTTTCCCTTGCTAAAGGCGTTAGATTATGGGATATCTTCCGCTTGCAAAACGATACCGTGATTTTGAAAGTACTGCCAAGAGATTTTTTTAAGCTGCGGGATATCGCCCGTAAAACCCGCTGCAGGGTGCGGATAAAGAAAAAATACGGACTGCCTTTTATCCTGCAACAATTAAGAGGACGCCGGATGCTTGTAGCCGGGGGAGTATTTTTTGTGGCTGCCCTCATCTATTTATCCTCTTTCATTTGGTTTGTTGAGGTGGTGCCCCGGGAACCCCTGCAGTACGTCAACCCGATTAATATTCAGGAAAAAGCCAAAGAAAAGGGCCTTTATGTTGGAAGTGCAAAAAAGCGGCTGGATATAAGCCTGGTGGAAAAGCATCTGGAAAAAAGCATTCCGGAATTGGCATGGGTGGGAATTCAGATCGAGGGCACCAGGGCCAAGATTGAAGTTGCGGAAAAGGTATTGCTGCCGCCGCAATACCAGCGCCAGGATCCGGCCAATATTGTCGCCGCCAAAGACGGGGTAATCAAAGAAATGCTGGTCATGATCGGCGAGCCCCTGGTAAAAGCCGGAGACACGGTCATGAAAGGACAGGTGCTGATTTCCGGAATAAATCTTCAGGACAAGAATCAGTACCGGCGTGCCCGGGGTATAGTCCGGGCCAGGGTATGGTATGAAACTGAAGAAATGGTTTTCTTGCAGGAGCGGCAGGAGATACCCACAGGCAGGAAGGCCATGGCAGTTAGTCTCCTGGTCGGTAACCGGGAAATAGTTTTAAAGAGGGCTGGCAGGCAGTTTGTCAACGCAATGCCCAAAGCTAATGTGAAAACTTTGCCCGGGTGGAGGAATCCCCCGGGTCCTGTCGAACTATTAACGATAACTTACCATGAAGTGGAAATAAAGGAGAAAACTTTTGCTGTTGCAGAAGCCCTATCCACAGCCGAAGCCAGGGCTTTGGCCCAGATCAAGAGCCAAATGCCTGCGGGAACTGATGTTGTTGCTCAATCTGTTGAAATCTTGTCTCAAGATCAAGAAAAGGTTGTCGTAAGGGTCACTGTGGAAACTGTCGAGGATATCGGAGAAGTACAGCCTTTTACGAGGTAA
- the yqfC gene encoding sporulation protein YqfC, which yields MPREVVMDLPKVTIVGNLQVLLENHRGIIEYSPERLRISVNLGEIIISGEGLVLRNILPEQIVVEGKVISISFAD from the coding sequence ATGCCCCGGGAGGTGGTCATGGACCTGCCCAAGGTTACTATAGTTGGGAATCTACAGGTCCTTTTGGAAAACCACAGGGGAATTATTGAATATAGCCCGGAAAGATTGCGGATCAGCGTTAATCTCGGCGAAATAATCATTTCTGGAGAAGGTTTGGTCTTGCGGAACATCCTGCCGGAACAGATCGTTGTCGAGGGTAAGGTTATTTCGATCAGTTTTGCCGATTGA
- the sdaAA gene encoding L-serine ammonia-lyase, iron-sulfur-dependent, subunit alpha — protein sequence MAQDRECAIWQIVMEAEEKERGIPKEELLQEMGRRWQVMLASIVPPVDQPSMGGLVGGDAAKIAGIIDRAVFGPVPTRVIARALAAAENNAAMGRIVAAPTAGSCGILPAVLSVVAEETGADATEAAHALLTAAGVGMVIASNATISGAEGGCQAECGSAAAMAAAAAAELMTGDPVIVAHAAALALKNLLGLVCDPVAGLVEVPCVKRNAFAAVHAFTAAQMAFAGIRSVIPPDEVIWAMHSIGKAMHQDLKETGRGGLAATPTGKKLATKIQSASDKS from the coding sequence ATGGCGCAAGATCGGGAGTGCGCAATCTGGCAGATTGTAATGGAAGCTGAAGAAAAAGAAAGGGGCATCCCCAAAGAAGAATTGCTGCAGGAAATGGGACGGCGCTGGCAGGTAATGCTGGCATCGATCGTGCCACCTGTAGACCAGCCTTCTATGGGAGGCCTGGTTGGCGGTGACGCTGCGAAGATTGCCGGAATTATCGATCGCGCCGTATTTGGACCAGTCCCTACCAGGGTGATTGCCAGAGCCTTGGCCGCAGCCGAAAACAATGCCGCTATGGGCCGCATTGTGGCAGCTCCCACTGCCGGTTCCTGCGGTATTCTTCCTGCTGTACTTTCTGTTGTTGCAGAGGAGACCGGCGCCGATGCAACAGAGGCTGCTCATGCATTGCTGACGGCAGCCGGAGTGGGAATGGTGATTGCCAGCAATGCGACTATTTCCGGGGCTGAAGGGGGATGCCAGGCTGAGTGCGGTTCAGCGGCAGCTATGGCAGCAGCGGCTGCTGCCGAATTAATGACGGGAGACCCGGTCATTGTGGCTCATGCGGCGGCTTTAGCCCTGAAAAACCTTTTAGGCCTGGTTTGCGACCCAGTGGCCGGCCTGGTGGAGGTGCCGTGTGTCAAGCGAAACGCCTTTGCGGCAGTACATGCTTTTACAGCTGCCCAGATGGCTTTTGCAGGTATCCGGAGTGTCATCCCGCCTGATGAGGTGATTTGGGCGATGCATAGTATTGGCAAGGCTATGCATCAAGATTTAAAGGAGACCGGCCGCGGGGGATTGGCGGCCACACCCACCGGGAAAAAACTGGCCACGAAAATCCAATCTGCCTCCGACAAGTCATAA
- the sdaAB gene encoding L-serine ammonia-lyase, iron-sulfur-dependent subunit beta, whose amino-acid sequence MVGPSSSHTAGAARIGKMALNILGKSPVAATILLHGSFAAAYKGHGTDRALVAGILGMDPDDLRIKNALEIAAKQGIMVQIAEADLGDAHPNQAKIILQAEDGERVEVLGASTGGGKIVLLEIDGFPLHLSGEYPAMVCVYSDQPGMVAKVSCVLAKYKINIAFMRVVRRTGDRIALMVVETDQPIPSEAALKVQSFAGFYKVKICPATNKI is encoded by the coding sequence ATGGTTGGTCCATCCAGTTCCCATACGGCAGGAGCAGCCAGGATTGGGAAAATGGCTCTAAACATCCTGGGAAAAAGCCCGGTTGCGGCAACAATTCTGCTTCACGGTTCATTCGCCGCTGCTTATAAGGGTCACGGCACCGATCGGGCCTTGGTGGCAGGCATCCTGGGCATGGATCCGGACGACCTGCGGATCAAAAACGCATTGGAGATAGCTGCCAAACAGGGGATAATGGTCCAGATCGCGGAGGCGGATCTGGGAGATGCGCATCCCAACCAGGCTAAAATTATCCTGCAGGCTGAAGACGGAGAGCGGGTGGAAGTACTTGGCGCTTCGACCGGTGGCGGCAAGATTGTTTTACTGGAGATCGACGGTTTTCCCCTTCATCTGTCGGGCGAGTATCCTGCTATGGTCTGTGTCTATTCGGACCAGCCGGGAATGGTAGCCAAGGTTTCCTGTGTCTTGGCCAAGTACAAAATAAATATTGCTTTCATGCGGGTTGTCCGGCGGACTGGAGACAGGATAGCGCTGATGGTGGTAGAAACAGATCAGCCAATTCCTAGTGAAGCGGCGTTAAAGGTACAGTCCTTTGCGGGCTTCTATAAAGTGAAAATATGCCCGGCGACAAATAAAATATGA